A genomic region of Anopheles coustani chromosome 3, idAnoCousDA_361_x.2, whole genome shotgun sequence contains the following coding sequences:
- the LOC131272398 gene encoding male-specific lethal 3 homolog, giving the protein MVSTRGHNTKYKFCDGEKVLCYEPDPTKAKVLYDSKVLEVSEGKDKRGRRIVEYLIHFQGWNSSWDRKVSEDFILKDTEENRQLQKDLAEKSQLYQGAYLYRKERKKQRAKSLTDRIESLTNAKTHHGSSEEGSSCSNGGFGRDDNDYNMDDMDEYYSSSVESTQEEEKVYLQAGTKFRKHLDLDQHLIFVENMWVELPAKLPVVTILEDFVRYYTIRQLFECGHQEQMKSRRRNSSALRSEQKLRDYEQIRTNVELCKEVADGLRVYFDFTLKDYLLYPQEKAQAEIVLAEENLSQFTYIASQNLSLDMLAVRLESPPTDLPVVGEHSEQSSVAASAEERRRRRLRSHKNEENEFVLDFAALQQQGSQSGQSQQSVAPESGGNLSPFGSSLNILRTVLPQNVTISREAKEVLDEVFRWRILPSNAPAEPSMIYGAIHLARLIVKLPEFLSATTMSDEKLKLLLKFLDIFAEFIEEHEEWFGKPFYFSAKDSDDV; this is encoded by the exons ATGGTGTCAACACGCGGTCACAATACAAAGTACAAATTTTGCGATGGTGAAAAGGTGTTGTGCTACGAACCGGATCCAACCAAAGCAAAAGTTCTCTACGATTCGAAG GTGCTGGAGGTTTCGGAGGGTAAAGATAAGCGCGGACGCCGCATCGTGGAGTATCTGATTCACTTCCAGGGCTGGAATTCCTCCTGGGACCGGAAGGTCAGTGAAGATTTCATTCTAAAGGATACCGAAGAAAATCGGCAGCTGCAAAAAGATTTGGCGGAAAAGTCGCAACTATATCA gGGTGCGTACCTGTatcgaaaggaaaggaaaaaacaacgagCCAAAAGTTTAACCGATCGTATCGAAAGCCTCACGAACGCAAAAACGCATCATGGATCGTCGGAAGAAGGCAGCTCCTGTAGCAACGGAGGCTTCGGAAGGGATGACAATGACTATAATATGGACG ATATGGACGAGTATTACAGCAGCTCCGTAGAAAGTACacaggaagaggaaaaagtgTATCTGCAAGCTGGCACCAAGTTCCGCAAGCACCTGGATTTGGACcaacatttaatttttgtgGAGAATATGTGGGTAGAGCTACCGGCCAAGTTGCCGGTCGTGACAATCTTGGAAGATTTTGTGCGATACTATACAATCCGCCAGCTGTTCGAGTGTGGTCATCAGGAACAAATGAAGTCTCGCCGACGGAACAGCTCCGCATTGCGAAGTGAGCAAAAGCTGCGGGACTACGAACAAATTCGTACGAACGTGGAACTTTGCAAGGAGGTGGCAGATGGGCTGCGTGTGTATTTCGACTTCACGCTGAAGGATTACCTGCTGTACCCTCAGGAGAAGGCCCAGGCGGAAATTGTTCTCGCCGAAGAAAATTTATCGCAGTTTACCTACATTGCGTCGCAGAATCTATCGCTGGATATGTTGGCTGTCCGTCTGGAGTCGCCACCGACGGATCTTCCAGTGGTCGGTGAACATTCGGAACAATCGTCCGTAGCCGCCTCCGCCGAAGAGCGTCGCCGGCGACGATTGCGATCACACAAGAACGAAGAGAACGAGTTCGTGCTCGATTTCGCTGCCCTACAGCAGCAGGGTTCCCAGTCCGGGCAGAGCCAACAGTCGGTGGCCCCGGAATCCGGCGGTAATCTGTCGCCGTTCGGGTCCAGCTTGAACATTCTGCGCACCGTTTTGCCACAGAATGTTACCATATCGCGGGAAGCCAAAGAAGTGTTGGATGAAGTGTTCCGGTGGCGTATCTTGCCTTCGAACGCCCCGGCCGAACCGTCGATGATTTACGGGGCGATTCATCTGGCTCGGTTGATAGTGAAGCTACCGGAATTTCTTTCCGCCACCACAATGTCGGACGAGAAGCTCAAACTATTGCTGAAGTTTTTGGACATCTTTGCCGAGTTCATTGAAGAGCACGAGGAGTGGTTTGGaaaaccattttattttagtgCAAAAGACAGCGATGATGtgtga